The stretch of DNA GGCCAGCTGGGCGCAGATCATGGTGGCGGCCACGGTGGTGGCGCCAAGCTTGCCGGTGGCGAGCACGTAGGGCAGGTCGCGGCGGCTGACCTTGAGCGCGTCGGGCGAGGCGCCCAGCAGCTCCAGCTGCGCGTCGTTCAGGCCGACGCAGATCTGGCCGCCGATGATGGCGATGGTGGCCGGCACGGCGCCGGCATCGCGGATGATCTGCTCGACCTCGCGTGCGGTCTGCACGTTCTGCGGGTAAGGCATGCCGTGCGAGATGATGGTCGATTCGAGTGCGACGACGGGTTTGCCGGCGGCGCGCGCGCTGGCCACTTCGGGCGAGAACAGGAGGAAGGATTGCATGGTCAGTCCAATACGGATTCGTTGAGGGATTCCAGCTGGCCCGCTTCGAGCGTCGGGCAGACGGTCTGCTCGCACTCGATGGTCATGCTGGAGAGTTGCAGGCCGCGGCGGCAGGCCAGGCCGAGGTCGGCGCCGTCTTCGCCGGCGCTGTGCAGCGACCAGCAGACCGCCGCGGCAAAGGCGTCGCCGGCGCCGGTGACGTCGACCACCTCGACCGCCGGAGCATCGAGGCGCATGACGCCGCTGCTTGACGTATACATGACGCCGCGCGCGCCGCGCGTGACAACCACGTCCTGCACGCCCTGGGCCTGCAGTTCGCGGCAGGCGGCGCCGATGGCGGCATCGCTGTCGAGCGGACGCTGGAGGCGGCTTGCCAGCTCGCCTTCGTTCAGGATCAGGAGCCGCAGGCCGCGCAGCTGCTCAGGCAGGCGCGCCATCTTCGGTTGCGACACCGCCACCAGCACCAGCGGCACGCCGTCGCGCGCCGCGTCCTCGAGCAGGAGGGAGATGGACTCCCTGGGCAGGTTGAGGTCGGCCACCACCAGCGCCGCGCTGGCGCGCTGCTGCTGGCGGGTGGCGAGGAAGTCCGGGCCGAGGCGCTCGTTGAGCGCCATGTCGGCCAGCGCCACCACCATCTCGCCATCCTGGTCCAGCACCGCGGTATACGTGCCGCTGCTGACGCCGTCGAGGCGCAGGGCGCCGCGGGTGTCGATGCCGGCATCCTCGGCGTGGGCGATCAGGGCGCGGCCGGATGCGTCGTTGCCGACCGCCGTGATCAGGGCCACCGGCGCGCCCAGGCGCGCCAGGTTCTCGGCGATGTTGCGGGCGACGCCGCCGAAGGATTCGTCCTGGCTGGCCGGGTTCGAGGTGCCGAGCACCAGTGCGCCGCTGCTGCGCAGCTTGCGGTCGAGGTTGGAAGCGCCGATGCACACGATCGGGCGCCGGTCCGGCAGCACGTAGGCGCGCCCCAGGATGCGGCGCTCGCGCACCAGGGTGGCGATGTAGTTGGCCACGGCCGAGCGCGACAGCCCGAGCTGGGACGCCAGGTCCTGCTGCGAGATGAAGGGATTCGCGCGGATCAGCTCGTACAACTGTTGTTTCTTGGGCAGCTCGGTCACGGTAGGATGTCAGTGGGTATAAACAAATGTTTGTCTATACTAGACAAATGTTTAGTCGGCGTCAAAGGAAATCTGCTTTTATGTCTGTACGTCAACGATACACCGAAACATTTATTTTTTAAACCAATAAATCGGCAAGAAAAATGGTATTTGCCATACATATCGCCCCTCATGCATAGTTATAATATTCCGGCTGGTATGTGCTACTCCGCTCCTGGTCGATAGCAAATCCTGATCCAGCCCTTCCTCACGTCTCCCGTATCCGCACACAAGGACTACCATGTTCAGCAATACCCCATTTGAAGCAGCAGAAGTCATCAAGGCCCGCAAACCCGGTTTCGCACCGCGCGCCGCATTGATCCTGGGTTCGGGACTGGGCGTGCTGGCCGAGCAGATGACGGACGCCGTGTCGATCAGCTATGCCGACCTGCCGGGCTTCCCGATCAGCACCGTGCACGGCCACGCGGGCGAACTGGTGCTGGGTACCCTGGCCGGCGTGCCAGTGGTATGCATGAAGGGCCGCGGCCACTTCTACGAAGGCTATGGCGCCAACGTCATGACCTCGGCCGTGCGCACGTTCAAACTGATCGGCTGCGAGATGCTCCTGGTGACCAACGCCGCCGGCTCGCTGCGTCCCGAAGTGGATGCGGGCAGCGTCGTGGTCCTGAACGACCACATCAACCTGCTGCCGGGCAGCCCGATGGCCGGCCCGAACGACGAACGCTTCGGCCCGCGCTTCTTCAGCATGGCCAATGCCTATGATGCCGAGCTGCGCTCGATGATCAAGGAAACCGCGGCCAGCAAGGGCATCACCCTGCACGAAGGCGTGTACCTGGCCTGCCCGGGCCCGAACTTCGAGACCGCCGCCGAAATCCGCGCCTTCAAGGCGCTCGGCGCCGACGTGGTCGGCATGTCGGTGGTGCCGGAAGTGATCTCGGCGCGCCACTGCGGCCTGAAGGTCGCCGGCATCTCGGCGATCACCAACCTGGCCGAGGGATTGACCCCGTTCCCGCTGTCGCACGAGCAGACCCTGAAGTACGCCGCGGTCGCGGCCAAGGACCTGGTCACCCTGATCCACTCCTTCATCGAGCGCCTGGGTGCGACCCCGCGCAGCGACGCCAATTAAACAGACTTAGCGAGCGATTCCATGTCACGCGCATTCATCCTCCTGCTTGACTCGTTCGGCCTGGGCGCCTTGCCCGACGCCGACAAATACGGCGACGCGGGCGCCAACACCTTCGGCCACATCGCAGCCTGGGCCGCGAAAGAGGGCAAGCCGATGGCGCTGCCCAACCTCGAGCGCCTCGGCCTGGCGGCGGCCGCGCACAAGGCCAGCGGCGAATGGGCCGCCGGCTTCAGCCAGCGCGACGGCTTCACCGGCGCCTGGGGCGCCGCGCGCGAGCAGTCGACCGGCAAGGACACGCAGAGCGGCCACTGGGAGATCGCCGGCGTGCCGGTGCTGTTCGACTGGGGCTACTTCCCCAAGACCGTGCCGTCCTTCCCGAAGGAGCTGACCGACAAGCTGCAGGAGCTCACCGGCGTTCCCGGCTGGCTCGGCAACTGCCACGCCTCCGGCACCACCATCATCGACGAGTTGGGCGACGAACACGTCGCAACAAACAAGCCGATCCTGTACACCTCGGCCGACTCGGTGCTGCAGATCGCCGCGCACGAAGAACACTTCGGCCTGGAGCGCCTGTACCAGGTCTGCGAGGTCGCGTATGAACTGGTCAAGCCCTACAACATCGGCCGCGTGATCGCGCGTCCCTTCCTGGGCGAGAACGGCAAGTACAAGCGCACCAGCAACCGCCACGACTACGCCGTGCCGCCCACGAGCCCGACCCTGCTCGACCACGTCAAGGACGCGGGCGGCGAAGTCATCGCGCTGGGCAAGATCAGCGACATCTTCGCGGCCCAGGGCGTGACCCAGCTGATCAAGGGCGCCGACAACATGGCCTTGTTCGACCGCCTGGTCGAGGTGGCCGACACGGCGCCGGAGAAATCGCTTACTTTTGTCAACTTCGTCGATTTCGACATG from Massilia varians encodes:
- a CDS encoding phosphopentomutase, whose translation is MSRAFILLLDSFGLGALPDADKYGDAGANTFGHIAAWAAKEGKPMALPNLERLGLAAAAHKASGEWAAGFSQRDGFTGAWGAAREQSTGKDTQSGHWEIAGVPVLFDWGYFPKTVPSFPKELTDKLQELTGVPGWLGNCHASGTTIIDELGDEHVATNKPILYTSADSVLQIAAHEEHFGLERLYQVCEVAYELVKPYNIGRVIARPFLGENGKYKRTSNRHDYAVPPTSPTLLDHVKDAGGEVIALGKISDIFAAQGVTQLIKGADNMALFDRLVEVADTAPEKSLTFVNFVDFDMHFGHRRDVAGYANALHELDARLPEFMGKLKDGDLVVITADHGCDPTAPGSDHTREHIPMIFFGPNVAPQELPIANTFSDIGATLAKHLGVKPLSNGTALL
- a CDS encoding carbohydrate kinase, whose protein sequence is MTELPKKQQLYELIRANPFISQQDLASQLGLSRSAVANYIATLVRERRILGRAYVLPDRRPIVCIGASNLDRKLRSSGALVLGTSNPASQDESFGGVARNIAENLARLGAPVALITAVGNDASGRALIAHAEDAGIDTRGALRLDGVSSGTYTAVLDQDGEMVVALADMALNERLGPDFLATRQQQRASAALVVADLNLPRESISLLLEDAARDGVPLVLVAVSQPKMARLPEQLRGLRLLILNEGELASRLQRPLDSDAAIGAACRELQAQGVQDVVVTRGARGVMYTSSSGVMRLDAPAVEVVDVTGAGDAFAAAVCWSLHSAGEDGADLGLACRRGLQLSSMTIECEQTVCPTLEAGQLESLNESVLD
- the xapA gene encoding xanthosine phosphorylase: MFSNTPFEAAEVIKARKPGFAPRAALILGSGLGVLAEQMTDAVSISYADLPGFPISTVHGHAGELVLGTLAGVPVVCMKGRGHFYEGYGANVMTSAVRTFKLIGCEMLLVTNAAGSLRPEVDAGSVVVLNDHINLLPGSPMAGPNDERFGPRFFSMANAYDAELRSMIKETAASKGITLHEGVYLACPGPNFETAAEIRAFKALGADVVGMSVVPEVISARHCGLKVAGISAITNLAEGLTPFPLSHEQTLKYAAVAAKDLVTLIHSFIERLGATPRSDAN